The proteins below are encoded in one region of Phaseolus vulgaris cultivar G19833 chromosome 1, P. vulgaris v2.0, whole genome shotgun sequence:
- the LOC137813289 gene encoding uncharacterized protein isoform X5, with product MEGAWQRNFDSPFQPPTSATVSSAPSPEPKGMNASYFYPQVALGLRSKFVGGKQVPDYPSFPLSTTLGSGQADAGNSFLALLHGTPSLLQYDFQNLSERTLGISSGDSTDAIRNSFVSSIERGNFWTSGVGLITENLINCNLQSWVNNFPEISSRAMVGLNNSSNFVFHNIRGSNTATQPTVPGGGKARESFSFPGQCRGTCPAFGQNVCCSDIQTTPNIALEWCSSKSATSFMSGCPRVFCMGKCGHLLLSHTGLLGVFCSCHCCHMSVLKFCEHSGLHGVDPGVAVCMESGETISEWRKLYFLKFGIRSLGNENEWDWPEVLSTTGSPMKSNASAFDVSKTNLSHMLSSSAVMSRKQATTIQDGCNIPLKGCTGISQKSFVDQLKNQLMESNLGMYTTAPNFGGTQLDDGCHPIPPFLDSLKGTGSLSTAHSPLQTPTNFLKDRDCITKNANDGLAGRDAASSNVDLRLGQPPQTGNPLPSFIEPLLYALASPPKLQPQKQMINNADLSREEGLQNNFSYAAGSFKMVEELPQLKPKNYMSAVSKGSAKAGLEAKNVAKGVSFSPFSRIDIAGGKTQASENLWNGVSPLMPKKLYSDYGHTGGQSNKPVIGTNKYLGNNKGVSFAKDSGAKKNSGFGIGQLMEYLSSIRRAVGGYDSSISVVNEKMYESNFESSLPLDTSMGANILHGSHNMSSLGLQNHVNQQTSIPFKEILKGLPNHASISVSNQTPTLPQQEAINMDACLVDEKTRLLAMRQIRELSEQHHALHFNMKQKQGGSSSISKVQHYACEASTSEQGTSCTTLKLPQDRGIFGNHENTVGLEKLPSLIGMNGYYHLSDLSPTPLHSKEKETQCKHSCDLQNEETSLSLGIKKDNIRSSACEKCSEQPSNICLEGEYPSAALINCCRSNFSSGIEPLCNNLRQQFANVSGETSLKMPSDLWRNLNTSNNRNIHFEQGGKILGQDSTRIGFHAPQWRDVPSKVRKAVCDATSLDQTSTGLDREGRDDFQLGNISVKRPKRTIDMGDLSKEKENSNVSSGCSAPLVTQASVMVNKIDYCTDDAVDTGFVNNLVVDEGSGIDQVSLSDLVESERTDELLGLISGNYMKNGCSRVLNDESCCNLLDDLKLLDSLIWKKERNQNHFVVSANCKTNQSHNVKRGIKGRKRKRNVVRILDASLSSEFPSLLPNKNDEGAEILHSSSSLPNEMQMHSLSSLQKSFNKSSFVQPCNKRIQSAFSSKFNSCKNSLRKHLSYKVAHESQSDSYAEFCTLPGVSGTKKLRNNLTSDCFEQFHMQEPSYEEPKKAELWPFLCRKENGHRITRPVVCGKYGEIRNGHLAKEVQKPAKIVSLNKVLKSSKRCMSYTKGKPRLTSKKKWKRLSIGTDSEYCCGNRGLKVKEHIETQNTIIYNEASVDMSLEDLERGGKQDAKAKAKQGVRVGNRENVLLKVKNKDIRKHRSINELTAKETKVTDMMSCAQDREPGLCSTKRRNSIQGHTNISTIYSDTFCCVCRSSSNDKINCLLECCQCLIRVHQACYGVSTLPKKSRWCCRPCRTNSKNIACVLCGYGGGAMTRATMSHTIVKSLLKVWNSEKDDMPKHTTSCEFFGEEIYAFSSSKADQESALKPKIFDASTDLVKVRISTNNTQYTPTTLYSFKVHNSITEGVLDSTVKQWIHMVCGLWTPGTRCPNVDTMSAFDVSGVSRPRADVVCSICNRWGGSCIECRMADCSVKFHPWCAHLKNLLQSETEGIDDEKIGFYGSCMLHTIEPSYLSIYDPIDKIGSQEEKEFTCARAEGYKGRRWDGFQNNHCQGGCVVPEEQLNAWIHINGQKLCSQGLTKFSDLDMEHNCRKEYTRYKQAKGWKHLVVYKSRIHALGLYTSRFISRGEVVVEYIGEIVGLRVADKREKDYQSGKKLQDKSACYFFRIDKEHIIDATRKGGIARFVNHSCLPNCVAKVITVRHEKKVVFFAERDIFPGEEITYDYHFNHEDEGKIPCYCNSKNCRRYMN from the exons ATGGAGGGCGCGTGGCAGCGGAATTTTGATTCGCCATTTCAGCCGCCGACGTCTGCGACGGTTTCCTCCGCACCGTCGCCGGAGCCG aagGGGATGAATGCAAGTTATTTTTATCCACAAGTTGCCCTTGGTTTAAGATCAAAATTTGTTGGAGGGAAGCAAGTTCCTGATTACCCAAGTTTTCCCCTCTCAACCACCCTTGGATCAGGCCAAGCCGATGCTGGAAATTCATTTCTGGCTCTACTCCATGGTACTCCATCCTTGTTACAGTATGATTTCCAGAATTTGTCTGAACGCACGCTTGGCATCTCATCTGGTGATTCTACTGATGCtattaggaattcttttgttaGTTCTATAGAAAGAGGAAACTTCTGGACATCTGGTGTGGGTTTGATAACAGAAAATTTGATTAACTGTAACCTGCAAAGTTGGGTGAATAACTTTCCAGAGATTTCTTCTAGAGCAATGGTTGGTTTGAATAATAGTAGTAATTTTGTCTTCCACAATATTCGGGGCAGCAATACTGCTACTCAGCCCACAGTTCCTGGTGGTGGGAAAGCGAGGGAATCTTTTTCTTTTCCAGGTCAGTGCCGTGGTACATGCCCCGCATTTGGTCAAAATGTTTGCTGCTCAGATATTCAGACTACACCTAATATTGCTTTAGAATGGTGCTCATCTAAGTCTGCAACTTCATTTATGAGTGGGTGTCCTCGTGTGTTCTGCATGGGAAAAT GTGGCCATCTTCTTCTTAGCCATACAGGGCTTCTTGGTGTTTTTTGCTCATGCCATTGTTGCCACATGTCTGTTCTTAAGTTTTGTGAG CATTCAGGGTTACATGGCGTTGACCCAGGGGTTGCTGTTTGTATGGAGAGTGGAGAGACTATTTCAGAATGGCGGAAGCTTTACTTCTTGAAGTTTGGG ATTAGGTCTCTGGGGAATGAGAATGAATGGGACTGGCCAGAAGTATTATCAACAACAGGCAGTCCGATGAAATCCAATGCATCTGCTTTTGATGTGTCCAAGACTAACTTGTCTCATATGTTGAGTTCATCTGCAGTTATGTCAAG AAAACAAGCAACGACAATCCAGGATGGTTGCAACATTCCACTCAAAGGTTGTACTGGTATTTCACAAAAGAGCTTTGTTGATCAGTTGAAAAATCAGTTAATGGAATCTAATCTGGGTATGTATACAACTGCACCAAATTTTGGTGGAACTCAACTGGATGATGGTTGTCACCCTATACCTCCTTTCTTGGATTCTCTGAAAGGGACAGGAAGTTTGTCAACTGCCCACTCACCTTTGCAAACACCAACAAACTTTTTGAAAGACCGTGATTGCATAACAAAGAATGCAAATGATGGTCTTGCAGGCAGAGACGCAGCTTCCTCCAATGTTGATCTTAGGCTTGGTCAACCACCTCAGACAGGAAATCCACTTCCATCATTTATAGAACCCCTGCTGTATGCCCTTGCCAGTCCACCAAAATTGCAACCTCAGAAGCAGATGATTAATA ATGCAGACCTCAGCAGGGAGGAGGGATTGCAGAATAATTTTAGTTATGCTGCTGGTTCATTCAAAATGGTTGAAGAATTGCCTCAGCTTAAACCCAAGAACTATATGTCAGCTGTGAGTAAGGGTTCTGCTAAAGCTGGATTGGAAGCCAAAAATGTGGCCAAGGGTGTATCATTTTCACCATTTTCGCGAATTGATATAGCTGGAGGGAAGACACAAGCTAGTGAAAATTTGTGGAACGGTGTCAGCCCTCTCATGCCTAAGAAACTGTATTCTGATTATGGTCACACAGGAGGGCAATCAAATAAACCTGTAATCGGGACCAATAAATATTTGGGCAATAATAAAGGGGTGAGCTTTGCCAAAGATTCTGGTGCCAAAAAAAATTCTGGATTTGGAATTGGTCAGTTAATGGAATATCTAAGCTCCATTAGGAGAGCCGTTGGTGGTTATGATAGTAGTATTTCAGTTGTTAACGAAAAGATGTATGAATCAAATTTTGAATCTAGCTTGCCATTAGATACATCTATGGGTGCAAATATTTTGCATGGTTCACACAATATGTCTTCTCTTGGACTACAAAATCATGTGAATCAACAGACCTCCATTCCATTTAAAGAGATTTTGAAAGGCCTTCCGAATCATGCTTCAATTTCTGTGTCAAATCAGACTCCAACTTTGCCACAACAGGAGGCAATTAATATGGATGCTTGTTTAGTTGATGAAAAGACGAGGTTGCTTGCAATGAGACAGATACGGGAGTTATCTGAGCAACATCATGCATTGCATTTTAATATGAAACAGAAGCAAGGGGGATCCAGCAGTATTTCGAAAGTTCAGCATTATGCTTGTGAGGCTTCAACATCTGAGCAGGGAACCTCTTGTACAACATTGAAATTGCCTCAAGATAGAGGAATTTTTGGGAATCATGAGAATACTGTTGGTTTGGAGAAGTTGCCTTCCCTCATAG GTATGAACGGATATTATCATTTGTCTGACCTGTCGCCAACACCTTTACATTCTAAAGAAAAGGAAACGCAATGTAAACattcttgtgatcttcaaaatgAAGAAACTTCTTTAAG CCTTGGTATAAAGAAAGACAATATCAGATCAAGTGCATGTGAAAAATGCTCTGAGCAACCATCAAATATATGTCTGGAAGGCGAGTatccttctgctgctctgataAACTGTTGCCGAAGCAACTTTTCCTCAGGGATTGAACCCCTTTGTAATAACCTAAGGCAACAATTTGCTAATGTCAGTGGTGAAACTTCTTTGAAGATGCCTTCAGATTTGTGGAGAAATCTGAATACTTCGAACAACAGAAATATCCACTTTGAGCAAGGTGGGAAGATACTTGGCCAAGACTCAACCAGAATTGGCTTTCATGCCCCTCAGTGGAGAGATGTGCCCAGTAAGGTCAGGAAAGCAGTTTGTGATGCAACATCTTTAGATCAAACATCTACTGGTTTGGATAGGGAAGGACGGGATGATTTTCAACTTGGAAACATTTCCGTGAAACGCCCCAAAAGAACTATTGATATGGGAGACCtgtcaaaagagaaagaaaattcTAATGTTTCTTCTGGATGCTCTGCTCCTTTGGTTACTCAGGCATCTGTGATGGTCAACAAAATTGATTACTGTACTGATGATGCTGTTGACACTGGCTTTGTCAACAACCTTGTAGTTGATGAAGGTTCAGGTATTGATCAAGTCTCCTTGTCAGATTTAGTTGAAAGTGAAAGAACTGATGAGCTTCTAGGCTTGATCTCTGGGAATTACATGAAAAATGGTTGTTCGAGAGTCTTAAATGATGAATCATGTTGCAATCTCCTTGATGATCTTAAACTGTTAGATTCCTTGATATGGAAGAAAGAAAGGAATCAAAATCATTTTGTGGTTTCTGCTAATTGTAAAACCAATCAGTCTCATAATGTTAAGAGAGGCATCAAAGGAAGGAAGCGAAAGAGAAATGTGGTGAGGATTCTAGATGCTTCATTATCTTCTGAATTCCCTTCCTTGTTGCCCAATAAGAATGATGAGGGTGCTGAGATTTTGCATTCCTCTTCTAGTttgccaaatgaaatgcaaatgcaCTCTCTGTCTAGCCTgcagaaatcatttaacaagtCTTCCTTTGTTCAACCTTGTAACAAACGAATACAGTCTGCATTTTCATCCAAATTTAATTCCTGTAAGAATAGTCTGAGGAAGCATCTCAGTTATAAAGTTGCCCATGAGTCTCAATCAGATTCTTATGCGGAGTTTTGCACGTTGCCTGGAGTTTCTGGAACAAAGAAATTGAGAAATAATCTCACCTCTGATTGTTTTGAGCAGTTTCATATGCAAGAACCATCCTACGAGGAACCCAAAAAAGCCGAGTTGTGGCCATTCTTATGCAGGAAGGAAAATGGTCATAGAATCACAAGGCCAGTAGTATGTGGAAAATATGGTGAAATACGTAATGGGCATTTGGCTAAAGAGGTGCAAAAGCCTGCAAAAATTGTCTCCCTCAACAAGGTCCTTAAATCTTCCAAAAGATGTATGAGCTACACAAAGGGAAAACCTAGACTAACTTCAAAAAAGAAATGGAAGAGATTGAGTATTGGAACAGATAGTGAGTACTGCTGTGGGAACCGTGGTTTAAAAGTTAAGGAACACATTGAAAcacaaaatacaataatttataatgAAGCAAGTGTTGATATGTCTCTGGAAGACTTGGAGAGAGGTGGCAAGCAAGATGCGAAAGCTAAAGCTAAGCAGGGTGTTAGAGTTGGAAACAGAGAAAATGTTCTATTGAAGGTGAAGAACAAGGACATTCGGAAACATCGTAGCATTAATGAACTCACTGCTAAAG AAACCAAAGTAACGGATATGATGAGTTGTGCTCAAGACAGAGAGCCTGGTTTGTGTAGCACAAAACGTAGAAA CTCAATTCAAGGTCACACAAACATATCAACTATATACTCAGATACCTTCTGCTGTGTGTGTCGAAGCTCAAGCAATGATAAAATAAACTGTTTGTTGGAATGTTGTCAATGCCTAATTAGa GTGCATCAAGCTTGCTATGGTGTTTCCACATTACCCAAAAAAAGTCGTTGGTGCTGCAGACCATGCCGAACCAACTCAAAAAATATT GCATGCGTCCTATGTGGTTATGGAGGTGGAGCCATGACTCGAGCAACAATGAGTCACACGATTGTCAAGAGCCTCCTAAAAGTTTGGAATAGTGAGAAAGATGACATGCCTAAGCATACAACTTCATGTGAATTTTTTGGGGAGGAAATATATGCATTCTCATCCTCAAAAGCTGATCAAGAAAGTGCTTTGAAGCCCAAAATTTTTGATGCATCAACTGATCTGGTGAAAGTTCGAATATCTACCAATAACACACAATACACTCCTACTACTCTTTATAGTTTCAAGGTACACAACAGCATTACTGAAGGAGTTCTTGATTCAACTGTTAAACAATGGATTCATATGGTTTGTGGTCTTTGGACTCCTGGAACAAGATGCCCAAATGTTGACACAATGAGTGCTTTTGATGTTTCTGGTGTTTCACGTCCCAGAGCAGATGTG GTTTGTTCCATTTGCAATCGATGGGGTGGTTCTTGTATAGAGTGCAGGATGGCTGATTGCTCTGTCAAGTTTCATCCTTGGTGTGCTCATCTAAAG AACCTGTTGCAAAGTGAGACTGAAGGTATTGATGATGAGAAGATTGGATTTTATGGGAGTTGCATGCTACATACTATTGAACCTAGTTATCTGTCCATATATGATCCTATTGATAAAATAGGAAGTCAAGAAGAAAAGGAATTCACCTGTGCCAGGGCAGAG GGTTACAAGGGCAGAAGATGGGATGGTTTTCAGAATAATCACTGCCAAGGTGGATGCGTTGTTCCTGAGGAGCAGCTTAATGCTTGGATTCACATCAATGGGCAGAAATTATGTTCTCAAGGACTCACAAAATTCTCAGATTTGGATATGGAGCATAATTGTCGA AAGGAATACACTCGGTACAAACAAGCAAAGGGATGGAAACACCTCGTTGTATACAAGTCCCGTATACATGCACTTGGTCTTTACACTTCTCGATTCATTTCCCGGGGTGAAGTG GTGGTTGAATATATTGGTGAAATTGTGGGATTGCGGGTGGCTGATAAAAGAGAGAAGGATTATCAATCTGGAAAGAAACTTCAGGACAAGAGTGCCTGCTACTTCTTCAGGATAGACAAAGAGCATATTATTGATGCCACGAGGAAAGGGGGGATTGCACGGTTTGTTAACCACTCATGCCTG CCAAATTGCGTGGCAAAAGTGATTACTGTAAGGCATGAAAAGAAG gtTGTCTTCTTTGCAGAGAGGGATATATTTCCTGGTGAAGAGATCACGTATGATTACCACTTTAACCACGAGGACGAAGGAAAGATTCCATGTTACTGCAATTCAAAAAATTGCAGGCGCTATATGAACTGA